One region of Luteolibacter yonseiensis genomic DNA includes:
- a CDS encoding LamG-like jellyroll fold domain-containing protein, translating into MTLKICDGSPTPFFFLSIALGVTCAHGYVSGPYQADGDTVHLFHLDEAAGSFSAKNTGSAGHAGITVDANAATVTDVFNGAAGLFGGSALLTNTRGIGIDFDKNGGFSTGGADRFGFGTLVGTNRAFTLEALVKPSTADFTNHAEIWSGDSSATGQRGFQFRITASEQLEYNGLDFGGGNEVVTLPTIKSGAWYHVALAYTEAGQAAGSGLFTFYWTEVGDSVTQASVLSSWTGTAITPSVVTQLVLGNEGRSTLNEGFPGLIDEARVSRVARTAGQFIFSVPSDDDHDGLPDYWEQRIVSADAGDGITSIGDVLPGEDYDKDGLTNLQEYQLGTDPLVMNDPDDLDGDGLADVWEKTYFPSISTHDGDDDPDEDGFTNGQEEALGTNPAVFNDPGDVDQDGLPDEWELGIINASATDSITVLQEVRPGDDFDGDGASNFEEYAAGTAPDNAGSVPGDGDTDGLTDDWERKHFASLAQVAGNDPDEDGASNAAEQGAGTDPNDPLSHPGAEVDPGRPAGLMVDLLALPHLTTIPDKTPEFAWIYQPSRRGDFQSARRIIVASTPLLAGKGTGDIWDSGKISSGDSVDVGYTGPELVAGQTYSWRVRTWDAEGKGGAWSAIQTFTIDSTPPQSGARSIYKASANDSTGYNWAGRYQPAFGTVVPPVKCIAKGDGNYFVDFGRDGFGYLTVRLNGAYAGRKMTVRFSEHATANSVVDAGGTTTDPATTQATVTLRNGDVVYKIRSNDVSGNGILVDGFAGGVVTPFRYVELANCPAGVTVADIRQQVLHVPFSGKAARFGSSDPTLDAVWEMCRHSMKATTFAGVYVDGDRERLPYEADAYINQLGHYAVDREFTTARYSYEWLLDHSTWPTEWKLHFPLMAWADYMHTGNVEALAVNYGKLVSHVAQYQPEVRADGILSHSNNNIVDWPAGERDGYVLTAENTVVNAFYHKSWRILADIAGVLGNTADQAAFTARADLLASNFNSVFWNGSRYKDGASTAHVSAHANFFPLAMGIEPPDKQAVLDFLKSKKMPCSVYAAQYLLEALFEGGEADHAIGLMKDNSTTYDRHWWNMIAKGSTIAMEAWGNNYKPNQDWNHAWGAVPANIIPRYVLGLAPLTPGYATARIQPRLGTGEGTNGLTLASGVIPTIRGPVGIRVENSPGTFRLTVDIPGNMLVRVLVPTKGLADPRLIVNGTTVAAPVENGWLVLENVRGGRHSIWLGSASDHAELRENWKTAMFGDDGASADDALDPDGDGVTNGDEFIANTDPLDPADRFVMKTFETTGAGAPFHMTIPGKPGRRYLLERTTTLLPDSWSSVDAPPLLTRPGDLVLEDPAPPSGKAFYRARVELP; encoded by the coding sequence GTGACCTTGAAAATTTGCGACGGCTCCCCCACCCCTTTCTTTTTTCTCTCCATCGCGCTGGGTGTCACCTGTGCCCATGGCTATGTGTCCGGCCCCTATCAGGCGGACGGTGACACGGTCCATCTTTTCCATCTGGATGAGGCGGCGGGGTCTTTTTCCGCGAAAAACACCGGCTCTGCCGGACATGCGGGCATCACCGTGGATGCGAACGCCGCCACCGTGACGGATGTTTTCAACGGCGCCGCCGGCTTGTTCGGTGGAAGCGCGTTATTGACGAACACCCGTGGCATCGGGATCGACTTCGACAAGAACGGCGGCTTCAGCACCGGCGGCGCGGATCGGTTCGGTTTCGGCACGCTGGTGGGGACAAACCGCGCCTTCACATTGGAAGCCCTGGTCAAGCCGTCGACCGCGGATTTCACCAATCACGCCGAGATCTGGTCCGGTGATTCCTCCGCGACCGGCCAGCGCGGGTTCCAGTTCCGCATCACCGCTTCGGAACAGCTCGAATACAACGGCCTTGATTTCGGCGGAGGAAACGAGGTTGTCACCCTGCCCACGATCAAGTCCGGCGCTTGGTACCACGTGGCGCTCGCCTATACCGAGGCCGGTCAAGCGGCGGGATCGGGATTGTTCACGTTCTATTGGACGGAGGTCGGCGATTCCGTCACCCAGGCAAGCGTGCTTTCCAGTTGGACCGGAACGGCGATCACGCCATCCGTGGTCACCCAACTGGTGCTCGGGAATGAAGGCCGTTCCACCCTCAACGAAGGATTTCCCGGACTCATCGATGAAGCTCGCGTCAGCCGTGTCGCCCGCACCGCGGGGCAGTTCATTTTCAGCGTGCCGAGCGATGACGACCATGACGGTCTTCCGGATTACTGGGAGCAGCGCATTGTCAGTGCGGATGCCGGAGACGGGATCACCTCCATTGGTGACGTGTTGCCCGGAGAGGATTACGACAAGGACGGCCTGACGAATCTACAGGAATATCAGCTCGGCACGGATCCGCTCGTGATGAACGACCCGGACGATCTTGATGGAGACGGACTGGCGGACGTTTGGGAAAAGACTTATTTCCCGTCCATCTCCACCCATGACGGGGATGACGATCCTGATGAGGATGGCTTCACCAACGGGCAGGAGGAAGCCCTCGGCACCAACCCGGCGGTCTTCAATGACCCGGGGGATGTCGATCAGGACGGACTTCCCGACGAGTGGGAGCTGGGGATCATCAATGCGAGTGCCACGGACTCCATCACCGTGCTTCAGGAGGTGCGCCCCGGTGATGATTTCGACGGAGACGGGGCCTCGAACTTCGAGGAATATGCCGCCGGAACCGCACCGGACAACGCCGGATCCGTACCGGGCGACGGCGACACGGACGGGCTCACGGATGATTGGGAGAGAAAACATTTCGCCAGTCTCGCGCAGGTCGCGGGAAATGATCCGGACGAAGATGGTGCCTCCAATGCGGCCGAGCAAGGTGCCGGGACCGATCCCAACGATCCTCTCTCCCATCCGGGAGCGGAGGTGGATCCGGGCCGGCCGGCCGGGCTGATGGTGGATCTCCTTGCCCTGCCCCACCTCACGACCATTCCTGACAAGACACCGGAGTTCGCATGGATCTACCAGCCCTCGCGCCGTGGCGACTTCCAGAGCGCCCGCCGGATCATCGTGGCCTCCACCCCGCTGCTTGCGGGAAAGGGCACGGGTGACATCTGGGACAGTGGTAAGATTTCTTCCGGTGATTCGGTCGACGTCGGATACACCGGCCCCGAGCTCGTCGCCGGCCAGACTTACTCGTGGCGTGTCCGCACTTGGGACGCGGAGGGAAAAGGCGGCGCATGGTCGGCCATCCAGACATTCACCATCGACTCCACGCCGCCCCAATCAGGCGCGCGTTCCATCTACAAGGCATCCGCGAACGACAGCACGGGCTACAACTGGGCCGGGCGGTACCAGCCCGCGTTCGGAACCGTCGTGCCGCCGGTCAAATGCATCGCCAAGGGAGACGGCAATTATTTCGTCGATTTCGGGAGAGACGGCTTCGGTTATCTCACCGTGCGCCTGAACGGTGCCTACGCCGGGAGGAAGATGACGGTGAGGTTCAGCGAGCACGCCACCGCGAACTCGGTGGTGGATGCCGGTGGCACCACCACCGACCCGGCCACGACGCAGGCGACCGTCACGCTGCGGAACGGCGATGTGGTTTACAAGATCCGCAGCAACGACGTCAGTGGCAACGGCATCCTGGTGGACGGCTTCGCAGGGGGCGTGGTCACGCCCTTCCGCTACGTCGAACTGGCGAACTGCCCTGCCGGGGTGACGGTGGCGGACATCCGCCAGCAGGTGCTGCATGTTCCGTTTTCTGGAAAAGCCGCCCGCTTCGGTTCTTCCGACCCAACGCTGGACGCCGTTTGGGAAATGTGCCGCCATTCGATGAAGGCCACCACCTTCGCGGGTGTGTACGTGGATGGCGACCGCGAACGCCTGCCTTACGAGGCGGACGCCTACATCAACCAGCTCGGCCACTACGCGGTGGATCGCGAATTCACCACCGCGCGCTATTCTTATGAATGGCTGCTCGACCACTCGACCTGGCCGACCGAGTGGAAACTGCATTTTCCGCTGATGGCTTGGGCGGACTACATGCACACCGGCAACGTCGAGGCCCTGGCGGTGAACTACGGCAAGCTTGTCAGCCACGTCGCGCAATACCAACCGGAAGTCCGCGCCGACGGGATACTCTCGCATTCCAACAACAACATCGTGGACTGGCCGGCCGGCGAGCGGGATGGCTACGTGCTCACGGCGGAGAACACGGTGGTGAACGCGTTCTACCACAAGTCCTGGAGAATCCTCGCGGACATCGCCGGGGTGCTTGGAAACACGGCGGATCAAGCGGCGTTCACGGCGCGCGCGGATCTCCTCGCGTCGAATTTCAACAGCGTGTTCTGGAACGGCAGCCGCTACAAGGATGGCGCGTCGACCGCCCATGTCTCGGCCCATGCCAATTTTTTCCCCCTCGCCATGGGGATCGAGCCGCCGGACAAACAGGCGGTTCTCGATTTCCTGAAATCCAAGAAAATGCCGTGCAGCGTCTATGCCGCGCAGTATCTGCTGGAAGCCTTGTTCGAAGGCGGCGAGGCGGATCACGCCATCGGACTGATGAAGGACAACTCCACCACCTACGACCGCCACTGGTGGAACATGATCGCGAAGGGTTCCACCATCGCGATGGAGGCGTGGGGAAACAACTACAAGCCGAACCAGGACTGGAACCATGCATGGGGCGCGGTTCCCGCGAACATCATCCCGCGCTATGTGCTGGGTCTCGCCCCGCTCACGCCCGGCTACGCGACCGCACGGATCCAGCCACGGCTCGGCACCGGTGAAGGAACCAACGGCCTGACTCTTGCTTCCGGAGTGATACCCACCATCCGCGGACCCGTCGGGATCCGGGTGGAAAATTCGCCCGGCACCTTCCGGCTCACCGTGGATATTCCGGGAAACATGCTCGTCCGCGTGCTGGTCCCCACCAAGGGCTTGGCCGATCCGCGTCTCATCGTCAATGGAACCACCGTCGCCGCTCCGGTGGAGAACGGTTGGCTCGTCCTTGAAAACGTGCGCGGCGGGAGGCACTCCATCTGGCTGGGCAGTGCGTCCGATCATGCGGAGCTGCGTGAAAATTGGAAAACCGCGATGTTCGGCGACGATGGAGCCTCTGCGGATGACGCTCTCGATCCGGATGGAGACGGCGTGACCAATGGCGACGAATTCATCGCCAACACCGATCCCCTCGATCCCGCCGATCGTTTCGTGATGAAGACGTTCGAGACAACGGGCGCGGGTGCTCCGTTCCACATGACCATCCCTGGGAAACCCGGCCGGCGCTACCTGCTCGAACGCACCACCACCCTGCTGCCTGACTCGTGGTCTTCCGTCGACGCCCCTCCCCTGCTCACCCGGCCCGGAGACCTGGTACTGGAAGATCCCGCGCCGCCTTCGGGAAAGGCCTTCTACCGCGCGCGGGTGGAGCTGCCCTGA
- a CDS encoding LamG domain-containing protein, whose translation MHLRKNPFLAVALTSGLLLPSVRAELAPYSSPDADTSYLYHFNEAAGGSSAANAGSTGRAALSVDGNPYAGDAVDQALITSVLGYPGYTGFGEAAFVSGDACLGVDADGNGAFRPGDADPVGLDEMTDHSTIYGVGNAFTLEAMINVPSITAGNREIICTDSNGAAADRGFQFRINATGNLEFNAIGTTPAAAVVPIPTTGTHAFAPNQWFHVALTYDGTKLRFYWTKVDQSVTAAHEIGTNTVETVELADNAILVLGNEGRATGGLGGEPLGGYLDEVRISKVARTPAQFIFYDGGDTDGDGLPDGWEISIFGDLSKTATDDTDGDTFNNLAEYNAGSNANDSFSVPGDVDGDELADSWEIANFGNLNKTGSEDTDNDFNTNEDEETAGTNPNSNTSFPDTDADTLNDGWEYRFFSDLSATAAADPDADLYTNSEEYALGTNPAEQFSSPDSDADGLNDGWEAHYFFVNGDSRATLLAKQTGEGDPDADSYTNDQEETAGTNPTTSEKPSDLDADGLIDSWEMFYFGDLDEVASGNPDGDSGTNLQEQNAGSDPTLATSVLTDIDGDGTPDVSEAFQPYTADSHTLHLWHLDEVDQPASDAGSNPITMTALTVNGRLWQPSLAGFATGLNTSAGRGTLTGAVLSAKPLVVGTGDDTTMTYAGADGAFTFEGIVRIDFDPAVASATAMQIVTGESDAIPTRVWQFRLVPVNGPGNAGGTTPRLEIINISGGGITQALSAPIPTSGDPNAIVQGSWYHVAVTYNGSEATPDNLKLYWTLLDPSRTAAHELFSGQMTHDLITSTPDFTIGNEGRDGTSGAGSTDGFAGVIDEIRISDVARTPAQFLFKSAGDSDSDGLPDAWETTYFGGLGQTAGGDFDSDGTSNLVEYRLGLIPNSGSSRFAARTNDANPDDGFTITWPSLPGTSFNVWRSDDLASWLKIAPALPAASGAATSTSHTDSTPVPVGKKAFYRVELVTP comes from the coding sequence ATGCACCTCAGAAAGAACCCCTTCCTCGCCGTGGCTCTCACGTCCGGCTTGCTTCTCCCTTCCGTCCGGGCGGAACTCGCTCCCTATTCCTCACCGGACGCGGATACCAGCTACCTCTATCACTTCAACGAGGCTGCCGGGGGCAGCTCCGCAGCGAACGCAGGCTCCACCGGTCGCGCCGCGCTCTCGGTGGATGGGAACCCCTATGCCGGGGATGCCGTCGACCAGGCGCTGATCACCAGCGTGCTCGGCTATCCCGGATACACCGGCTTCGGCGAGGCCGCGTTCGTTTCCGGCGACGCCTGCCTCGGTGTGGACGCCGATGGAAATGGTGCATTCCGGCCGGGAGACGCGGATCCCGTCGGCCTGGACGAGATGACCGACCACTCGACCATTTATGGAGTGGGGAACGCGTTCACGCTGGAGGCGATGATCAACGTGCCTTCCATCACCGCCGGAAATCGCGAGATCATCTGCACTGACAGCAACGGTGCCGCCGCGGATCGGGGTTTCCAATTCCGCATCAACGCTACGGGAAACCTTGAGTTCAACGCCATCGGCACCACTCCCGCCGCAGCCGTCGTGCCGATCCCCACGACAGGGACCCATGCTTTCGCCCCGAACCAGTGGTTCCATGTGGCCCTTACCTACGACGGGACCAAGCTACGGTTCTACTGGACCAAGGTCGACCAATCGGTCACCGCGGCGCATGAGATCGGCACGAATACGGTGGAAACCGTCGAGCTTGCCGACAACGCGATCCTGGTCCTCGGCAACGAGGGCCGTGCCACCGGTGGTCTCGGTGGTGAACCGCTCGGTGGCTACCTCGACGAAGTGCGCATCAGCAAGGTCGCCCGGACCCCGGCCCAGTTCATTTTCTACGATGGCGGCGACACGGACGGCGACGGACTGCCGGACGGTTGGGAGATCTCGATTTTCGGTGATCTTTCAAAAACCGCGACGGATGACACCGACGGGGATACCTTCAACAATCTGGCGGAATACAACGCAGGTTCCAACGCGAACGACTCCTTCTCGGTTCCCGGCGATGTCGATGGCGACGAGCTGGCGGATTCATGGGAAATCGCGAATTTCGGAAACCTGAACAAGACCGGCTCGGAAGATACCGACAACGACTTCAACACCAACGAAGACGAGGAAACAGCGGGTACGAACCCGAACAGCAACACGAGCTTTCCGGATACGGATGCGGACACCCTCAATGACGGTTGGGAGTATCGCTTCTTCTCAGATCTCAGCGCCACCGCCGCCGCGGATCCGGATGCCGACCTCTACACGAACTCGGAGGAATACGCGTTGGGAACAAATCCGGCCGAACAATTTTCATCGCCGGACAGCGATGCCGACGGCCTCAACGACGGCTGGGAAGCCCATTACTTTTTTGTAAACGGGGACAGCCGGGCGACGCTTCTCGCGAAACAAACCGGCGAAGGCGATCCGGATGCGGATAGCTATACCAATGACCAGGAGGAAACCGCCGGCACGAATCCGACCACCTCCGAAAAGCCGTCCGACCTGGACGCGGACGGTCTCATCGATTCGTGGGAGATGTTTTATTTCGGCGATCTCGACGAAGTGGCCTCTGGAAACCCCGATGGCGACAGCGGCACGAACCTGCAGGAGCAGAACGCCGGTTCAGACCCCACCCTGGCGACATCCGTGCTGACCGACATCGATGGCGACGGAACTCCGGACGTTTCCGAGGCGTTCCAGCCCTACACCGCCGACAGCCACACGCTGCACCTCTGGCACCTCGACGAGGTGGACCAACCGGCCTCCGACGCAGGCAGCAACCCCATCACCATGACCGCGCTCACGGTCAACGGACGGCTTTGGCAGCCCTCCCTCGCGGGCTTCGCGACGGGGCTCAACACGTCCGCCGGTCGTGGCACGCTCACGGGGGCCGTACTTTCCGCCAAGCCGTTGGTGGTCGGCACCGGCGACGACACCACGATGACCTATGCAGGAGCTGACGGTGCGTTCACGTTCGAGGGCATCGTGAGGATCGACTTTGATCCCGCCGTGGCCTCGGCGACAGCAATGCAGATCGTGACCGGTGAATCGGATGCGATTCCCACCCGGGTCTGGCAGTTCCGTCTCGTCCCCGTCAATGGTCCCGGCAACGCGGGTGGCACCACCCCGCGGTTGGAAATCATCAACATCAGCGGCGGTGGCATCACCCAGGCGCTTTCCGCCCCCATCCCCACGAGCGGCGACCCGAATGCCATCGTGCAAGGCAGCTGGTATCATGTGGCCGTCACCTACAACGGCAGCGAGGCCACGCCGGACAACCTGAAGCTCTACTGGACGTTGCTCGATCCGTCCCGCACCGCCGCCCACGAGTTGTTCTCGGGACAAATGACCCACGACCTCATCACGAGCACGCCGGATTTCACCATTGGCAACGAGGGCCGCGACGGCACCTCCGGGGCTGGCAGCACGGACGGCTTCGCGGGTGTCATCGATGAGATCCGCATCAGCGACGTCGCCCGCACACCGGCGCAGTTCCTTTTCAAATCCGCCGGTGACTCGGACAGCGACGGCTTGCCGGATGCTTGGGAAACGACGTATTTCGGCGGCCTGGGCCAAACAGCGGGCGGCGACTTCGACAGCGACGGAACAAGCAATCTGGTGGAATACCGCCTGGGCCTGATTCCGAACAGCGGCAGTTCGAGATTCGCCGCGCGGACGAACGATGCCAACCCGGACGATGGATTCACCATCACCTGGCCCAGCCTGCCAGGAACGAGCTTCAATGTCTGGCGCAGCGATGACCTGGCAAGCTGGTTGAAGATCGCTCCCGCACTGCCCGCGGCATCCGGGGCCGCCACCTCGACCAGCCACACCGACTCCACGCCGGTCCCTGTCGGCAAAAAAGCGTTTTACCGGGTAGAATTGGTAACTCCCTGA